Proteins encoded in a region of the Anopheles aquasalis chromosome 2, idAnoAquaMG_Q_19, whole genome shotgun sequence genome:
- the LOC126581328 gene encoding chymotrypsin-like protease CTRL-1 yields the protein MKGLIFIAAIIALVQSARVRIIQGTVASDHEFPYQVSLQWNYNNGSRPKHFCSGSILNPRWILTAAHCEGDFTSNGWIEVVAGVNNIAIEDSAEQRRNVSRFVQHERYNLMTRQNDIAVLRLSEALHLNDRIKTITLATGNSVIVDDTISKFAGWGSISDTWFDVFPDELMKIDIALRSLEDCQTLRPTYDESKEICAGGYRNVTGCTADSGGPLTVQIDDSTVQIGVLSYGEKPCKARLPIMFMRVAHYYEWIQRKIEKKIGKLLPRWGV from the exons ATGAAGGGATTGATTTTTATAGCGGCCATCATCGCGCTCGTCCAATCGGCGCGAGTACGGATAATCCAAGGAACCGTCGCCAGCGATCACGAGTTTCCGTATCAGGTGTCGCTTCAATGGAACTACAACAACGGATCGAGGCCAAAGCACTTTTGCTCGGGTTCGATCCTGAATCCACGCTGGATCCTCACGGCGGCCCACTGCGAAGGAGACTTCACAAGTAACGGATGGATCGAGGTAGTGGCCGGTGTGAACAATATTGCCATCGAAGATTCGGCCGAACAGCGGCGCAATGTGTCGCGTTTCGTGCAGCATGAACGTTACAATCTGATGACGCGTCAGAACGACATCGCagtg CTGCGTCTATCTGAAGCACTGCATCTTAACGACCGGATCAAGACCATCACATTGGCCACCGGCAATAGCGTCATCGTTGATGACACTATAAGCAAGTTCGCTGGCTGGGGTTCGATATCCGACACCTGGTTTGACGTGTTCCCCGATGAACTGATG AAAATTGATATTGCGCTGCGCTCGCTGGAAGATTGCCAAACGTTGCGCCCAACGTATGACGAGAGCAAGGAAATCTGTGCCGGTGGCTATCGGAATGTTACCGGTTGCACCGCCGATTCTGGCGGCCCATTAACAGTCCAGATTGATGATAGCACCGTCCAAATAGGAGTGCTATCGTACGGCGAAAAACCGTGCAAGGCAAGACTCCCGATCATGTTCATGCGAGTTGCGCATTACTACGAGTGGATTCAGCGGAAAATTGAgaagaaaatcggaaaactgTTGCCCCGATGGGGTGTATGA
- the LOC126581330 gene encoding uncharacterized protein LOC126581330 isoform X2, translating into MNTPFVAYFPRKPEEFDEVVIRGKLTDNAQNASFNFCLRPPAGWPEDQTSPYIAYHLKISFTPEGESKVTQNWKNVEWQQEQVSKNWLVGDRSKPFTAVFRLLDNQVKVFADNVQHSPDYEMDMQLPIEEIHSVELWNDFEYVEELTFRFNNARVIN; encoded by the exons ATGAATACACCGTTCGTAGCCTACTTTCCACGGAAACCGGAAGAGTTTGATGAGGTTGTGATAAGGGGAAAATTGACGGATAATGCTCAGAA TGCATCGTTTAACTTTTGCCTGAGACCTCCGGCAGGGTGGCCGGAAGACCAAACGTCCCCGTACATAGCATACCACCTGAAGATTTCCTTCACCCCAGAAGGCGAGAGTAAGGTGACGCAAAACTGGAAAAATGTGGAATGGCAACAGGAGCAGGTGTCCAAGAACTGGCTGGTGGGGGATCGCAGCAAACCCTTTACGGCGGTGTTCCGTTTGCTCGACAATCAAGTCAAGGTTTTCGCCGATAACGTGCAACACTCGCCGGACTACGAGATGGATATGCAGCTACCAATAGAGGAGATTCATTCGGTCGAGCTGTGGAACGATTTTGAGTACGTGGAAGAATTAACGTTCCGGTTCAATAATGCCCGAG TTATCAATTAA
- the LOC126581326 gene encoding DNA polymerase zeta catalytic subunit, translating into MPKPDGTTSIRIVSVDFYLSKPDPQFDVCRSEFRGSEIKQVPVVRLFGSSSTGVHSCVHIHGVFPYFYIPYEGSVSDRLVVGQRIYQLATALDKALNVSLAQSNSRTIHVFNISLVKGIPIYGYHKQEHHFLKIYLFNPLLVRKATQLLMNGAILSTTYQVLETHVPYILQFFIDYNLYGMSFLNLESKGLRQRKDDGSDPPKMSTSEYEIDALATAILNRAPHRRDTSEFANPGIASIWADEQARRQLFGMEQPERLNLSQDSGPTVEVVTESDRFYRALLVSKLLKQQTAPADAGSRKKVPCSAYPSEVAEGENLMDASFIANHTRSNQSSQSLYSSQMSYHFDTSSCEVDEEKILSMSQNPDVTLDEDDMRVLEMMRALEENENQNFEGDCLLAPLSQRSGEINRSAMPVMLNLSQANKRLNASLCGDLEAVCLMNDKTENSEHDASFDSSDDEFLLDLTQKQNIVENDGDSEYLSDSGDLLLVQGGLIPQLDGGDDTFSPRTSKRERKSIGTIADGDTAAKRARSHLNESPAKLTPRRVSFANPISLERDEIKRGLLLSHFEASSPNTLKECIISLPRLDLSSEYRLTAGSSSPDSEEESTSNTSQPSIPLKEVYVRLDRLPSPYELESPTASNRGKRLNKSVLSLKPKHGPPRPKRPKYEPQEVELVLSEQFKNIIRLSPKVLIKPLLMPPGTNFISLAGEGTSKARPVSLDGSTGDGDSKDTVEPENEVMEAENATVSVSLDGSTGDGDSKDTVEPENEVMEAENATVSIIDVPETPPDLSLKDPVQSTAADEPETVIDVDGSDEGNGTAANKPVQVDGQVDGVMETTGDSGDDNKGAEGLDTTIALPVASEQEEDEEEDANIHSFCEKTLVCELDDINMDSDDESFGAITPMDDGEEGGANVWITPSTTAPTYADALKAIETFEIPAVVNPTPFYSDPDDVSGKKEVGHTVLHIPGNSLNDVAEFRSAISGLASLTSLRYNNLKRIYGDDIHQVLGSCPNADRMKELLVSDALVHITPSYLPPSCADAKLWITTKCRSRQNEENPSPVDAPEMDSPVKVKKAETIMAIEQTQSNDGMPTLSGETKIDSESSLNLSVLVTTGDTEGGPKNGSHPKTLVSKIMAMNSLASPSQETNDEQIEPEDKSDATSNRLNVAGYNAHQMQNKLIYRRRLSLKGSEEVQQPDADNGDDHKGSDMPATDEDVIDTSQIDEQLLRALSGESARTIVQEESDLRNYLHQQRQCPSVSPLTLPPSDQSHLVEHSNANISVATPLNNTYGFKVDYENLQNAKPTNTCEYNYLTILSLEIHVQTRGDLRPNPNTDPIAAIFYRIHNDVPPDHPRASSVCGIILNQEQTPHGDGNAATTGYKYNQCPYVADVVVVQSERELYEKFLLLIAFWDPDIFAGYEIESVSWGYVIERGYVLEMNLMKMLSRVPTLEKVHVSEEEQQELLEMHEYSAGLKIPGRILLDIWRLMRHEIALTSYTFENVVYHILHRRVPCHSYRQLTRVWAKPCTRWIVLDYYLERVNGNFAILHQLDLIGRTAELAKLFGIQFYEVLSRGSQFRVESMMLRIAKPGNFVSVSPSIQQRAHMRAPEYLPLIMEPNSRFYADPIIVLDFQSLYPSVIIAYNYCFSTCLGRVEHLGSGEESVREFEFGASHLRVPRKMLQALLDKNLITCSPCGVAFVKKRVREGVLPRMLSEILNTRLMVKKSMKLHKDNTILQRVLHSRQLGLKLIANVTYGYTAANFSGRMPCVEIGDSVVAKGRETLERAIKLVEDTERWGAKVVYGDTDSLFVLCPGRTKAEAFKIGEEIAAAVTAQNPPPVKLKLEKVYQPSILQTKKRYVGYMYESADQEKPTYEAKGIETVRRDGCPVVAKMLEKVLRILFETCDVSKVKQYTCRQFTKILEGRVNLQDFIFAKEFRGEDGYKPGACVPSLELTRKWKLTDPRREPRRGQRVPYVIINGPPLVPLIRLVRSPDEMLANEGLKINANYYILKAIIPPLNRCLLLIGADVNRWFNELPRKTLMLHNTGGMTTTTAGAATTSKMQVAISDASDQQQAKKSTISQYFSTTSCIVDCGRKTHNGVCKECRNRPQYALVHIMNKVNKLERRLEFTEKMCRSCCQRTFESACISLDCPVVFSLNRRQLEVKQAQYYRDLVEQMF; encoded by the exons ATGCCGAAACCGGATGGAACCACTTCCATCCGAATCGTGAGCGTCGATTTCTACCTGAGCAAGCCGGATCCGCAGTTCGACGTCTGCCGCTCGGAGTTCCGGGGGTCGGAGATCAAGCAGGTTCCCGTGGTGCGGCTGTTCGGATCCAGCTCGACCGGTGTTCACAGCTGCGTGCACATCCATGGCGTGTTTCCGTATTTCTACATCCCCTACGAGGGATCGGTGTCggaccggctggtggtgggccagCGCATCTACCAGTTGGCCACCGCGCTCGACAAAGCCCTCAACGTCTCACTGGCCCAGTCCAACTCGCGAACTATTCACGTTTTCAACATTTCGCTTGTAAAAGGAAT cccGATCTATGGTTACCATAAGCAGGAGCACCACTTTTTGAAGATTTACCTGTTCAACCCGCTGCTGGTACGGAAGGCAACGCAGCTGCTCATGAACGGAGCCATCCTTTCAACCACCTATCAAGTGCTTGAGACGCATGTGCCCTACATCTTGCAGTTCTTCATCGACTACAATCTGTATGGAATGAGCTTCTTGAATCTGGAATCGAAAGGATTGCGCCAGCGAAAGGACGACGGCTCAGATCCACCGAAAATGTCTACGTCCGAGTACGAGATCGATGCGCTAGCCACAGCTATCTTGAACCGTGCACCGCACCGAAGGGACACAAGCGAGTTCGCCAATCCCGGCATCGCCTCCATATGGGCCGATGAGCAAGCGAGACGCCAACTGTTTGGAATGGAGCAACCGGAACGTCTCAATTTGTCACAAGACAGTGGTCCCACGGTTGAAGTTGTCACGGAAAGCGATCGTTTCTATCGTGCTCTACTGGTCTCGAAGTTATTAAAACAGCAAACCGCACCAGCGGATGCCGGAAGTCGTAAAAAGGTTCCCTGCTCGGCCTATCCTTCGGAGGTGGCTGAGGGTGAAAATCTCATGGACGCGTCGTTCATAGCGAACCACACTAGAAGCAATCAGAGCAGCCAGAGCCTCTATTCGTCACAGATGAGCTACCACTTTGATACTTCCAGCTGCGAGGTGGATGAAGAGAAAATCCTTTCGATGTCGCAGAACCCAGATGTAACGTTGGATGAGGACGATATGCGAGTGTTGGAAATGATGCGGGCActggaagaaaacgaaaatcagAATTTCGAAGGAGACTGTCTGCTGGCACCACTTTCGCAACGGAGCGGAGAGATCAATCGTAGTGCCATGCCGGTAATGTTGAACCTTTCCCAAGCGAACAAACGACTAAACGCGTCACTGTGCGGAGACTTGGAAGCAGTTTGCCTGATGAATGACAAGACAGAAAACTCGGAGCATGATGCCAGCTTCGATTCGTCCGATGATGAATTTCTGCTCGACTtaacgcaaaaacaaaatattgtagAGAATGATGGCGATAGCGAGTATTTAAGCGATAGTGGGGATTTACTGCTGGTACAGGGAGGTCTGATTCCTCAACtggacggtggcgatgatACCTTTTCTCCTCGTACATCCAAACGCGAGAGGAAAAGCATTGGGACGATTGCGGACGGTGATACGGCAGCCAAGCGAGCTCGTTCACATCTTAACGAATCCCCCGCAAAACTAACACCTCGCAGAGTCTCGTTCGCTAATCCGATTTCTCTCGAACGAGACGAAATCAAGCGAGGACtacttttgtcacattttGAAGCCTCATCGCCAAACACTCTCAAAGAGTGTATAATAAG TCTGCCGAGGTTAGATCTTTCGAGTGAGTATCGTCTGACGGCAGGTAGCAGCTCCCCAGACTCGGAAGAGGAATCTACTAGCAACACCAGCCAACCTAGCATACCTTTGAAGGAAGTTTATGTCCG TCTGGATAGACTACCATCTCCTTACGAGCTGGAATCGCCGACAGCTAGTAATCGAGGAAAGCGACTGAACAAGTCCGTTCTTTCGTTGAAACCAAAACACGGACCACCGAGGCCCAAGCGCCCGAAATATGAACCACAAGAGGTGGAGTTGGTTTTGTCGGAACAGTTCAAAAACATCATTCGACTGTCACCAAAGGTGTTGATAAAGCCACTGTTGATGCCACCGGGAactaattttatttcattagcTGGCGAAGGTACGTCCAAAGCCAGGCCTGTATCCCTCGATGGTTCCACTGGAGACGGAGATTCAAAAGACACAGTCGAACCGGAGAATGAAGTAATGGAGGCCGAGAATGCTACGGTATCTGTATCCCTCGATGGTTCCACTGGAGACGGAGATTCAAAAGACACAGTCGAACCGGAGAATGAAGTAATGGAGGCCGAGAATGCTACGGTATCGATAATCGATGTGCCTGAAACTCCTCCAGATTTATCGCTAAAGGATCCAGTACAATCGACAGCAGCTGATGAACCTGAAACAGTGATTGATGTGGATGGATCCGATGAAGGAAATGGAACGGCTGCAAACAAGCCCGTTCAAGTCGATGGTCAAGTGGATGGAGTGATGGAAACAACGGGTGATTCTGGCGATGATAATAAAGGGGCTGAGGGGCTCGATACTACGATAGCACTTCCTGTCGCATcggaacaggaggaggatgaagaagaggacgCAAACATCCATAGCTTTTGTGAGAAAACCTTGGTATGTGAGCTGGACGACATCAACATGGATTCTGATGATGAGAGCTTCGGTGCCATCACCCCGATGGACGATGGTGAAGAGGGAGGGGCAAACGTGTGGATCACCCCGAGCACAACGGCCCCGACCTATGCTGATGCACTGAAGGCCATAGAAACGTTTGAAATTCCGGCCGTGGTTAATCCAACGCCTTTCTACAGTGATCCAGACGATGTATCTGGCAAGAAAGAGGTCGGTCACACGGTATTGCATATTCCCGGGAACAGTCTGAATGATGTGGCGGAGTTTCGCAGCGCAATCAGCGGTCTGGCGTCGTTGACTAGCTTGAGATACAATAACCTGAAGCGCATCTACGGGGATGACATTCATCAGGTACTTGGATCGTGTCCGAATGCTGACCGAATGAAGGAACTGTTGGTCTCTGATGCGCTAGTCCATATTACCCCCTCGTATCTTCCTCCGAGCTGCGCGGATGCGAAGCTTTGGATCACCACAAAGTGTCGCAGTCGGCAAAACGAAGAGAATCCATCACCGGTCGATGCACCTGAAATGGACAGCCCTGTAAAGGTGAAGAAAGCGGAAACCATTATGGCCATAGAGCAGACACAGTCGAACGATGGTATGCCGACTCTGTCCGGCGAGACCAAGATCGATAGCGAATCTTCGCTCAATTTGAGCGTCTTGGTGACGACGGGTGATACCGAGGGTGGTCCAAAGAATGGATCCCACCCTAAAACACTCGTGTCCAAAATTATGGCCATGAATTCAttagcatcaccatcacaagAAACAAACGATGAACAGATTGAACCAGAGGACAAATCAGATGCTACTTCGAATAGGTTGAATGTGGCAGGCTATAATGCACACCAAATGCAGAATAAACTTATCTACCGTCGTCGCTTGTCGCTCAAAGGGTCTGAAGAAGTGCAGCAGCCGGACGCTGACAATGGAGATGACCATAAAGGATCTGATATGCCGGCTACGGACGAAGATGTTATCGATACATCACAAATTGAtgagcagctgctgcgtgcACTCTCTGGGGAGAGTGCGCGGACGATAGTTCAAGAAGAATCG GACCTTCGAAATtaccttcaccagcagcggcagtgccCATCGGTGTCACCACTTACGCTGCCACCATCCGATCAATCGCATTTAGTCGAACACAGCAATGCCAACATCTCGGTAGCGACGCCACTGAACAATACTTACGGTTTCAAGGTGGACTATGAAAATCTGCAAAATGCCAAGCCAACCAATACCTGCGAG TACAACTACCTTACCATCCTGTCGCTTGAAATTCACGTGCAGACGCGAGGCGATCTGCGACCGAATCCGAACACTGATCCCATCGCAGCAATCTTTTACCGTATCCATAACGACGTGCCACCGGACCATCCGAGGGCATCCTCCGTTTGTGGGATCATTTTGAATCAGGAACAGACCCCGCACGGCGACGGTAATGCAGCTACAACGGGTTACAAGTACAACCAGTGTCCCTATGTGGCCGATGTCGTCGTGGTGCAGAGTGAGCGTGAGCTGTACGAAAAGTTTCTGCTTCTCATCGCCTTCTGGGATCCGGACATTTTCGCCGGGTACGAGATCGAGAGCGTCTCCTGGGGTTACGTGATCGAACGGGGATACGTGCTGGAGATGAACCTCATGAAGATGCTGTCCCGTGTGCCCACGCTCGAAAAGGTGCACGTGTCCGAGGAGGAACAGCAGGAGTTACTCGAAATGCACGAGTACAGTGCGGGCCTGAAGATCCCGGGTCGCATTCTGCTGGACATTTGGCGTCTGATGAGGCACGAGATCGCTCTTACGTCGTACACGTTCGAGAATGTGGTTTATCACATCCTACACCGGCGCGTACCTTGCCACTCCTATCGTCAGCTCACGCGAGTCTGGGCGAAACCGTGCACCCGCTGGATCGTCCTGGATTACTATctcgagcgagtgaacggTAACTTTGCCATACTGCACCAGCTCGATCTGATTGGTCGTACGGCCGAGCTGGCCAAACTGTTTGGCATACAGTTCTACGAGGTGCTTTCGCGTGGATCTCAGTTCCGCGTCGAAAGCATGATGCTGCGGATCGCCAAACCGGGCAACTTTGTGTCCGTGTCCCCCAGTATACAGCAGCGGGCGCATATGCGTGCGCCCGAGTACCTGCCGCTCATCATGGAGCCCAATTCCCGGTTCTACGCCGATCCCATTATCGTGCTCGACTTCCAGAGTCTCTATCCGAGCGTGATCATTGCGTACAACTATTGTTTTTCCACGTGTCTGGGACGTGTCGAGCATTTGGGTAGCGGAGAAGA GTCGGTCCGGGAGTTTGAGTTCGGAGCTTCCCATTTGCGTGTTCCGCGCAAGATGCTACAAGCGCTCCTGGACAAGAACCTCATCACCTGTTCACCGTGCGGGGTTGCTTTTGTGAAGAAGCGTGTCCGGGAAGGGGTACTGCCGCGTATGTTGAGTGAAATACTCAACACCCGCCTTATGGTGAAGAAATCGATGAAGCTGCACAAGGACAACACCATCCTGCAGCGAGTGCTACACTCGCGGCAGCTTGGTCTTAAGCTGATTGCCAACGTAACGTACGGCTACACGGCCGCCAACTTCAGTGGCCGGATGCCATGCGTTGAGATAGGGGACAGTGTGGTGGCCAAGGGGCGCGAAACTCTCGAGCGTGCGATCAAACTGGTGGAAGATACGGAACGCTGGGGTGCGAAGGTGGTGTACGGTGACACGGACTCACTGTTCGTCCTCTGTCCCGGGCGCACCAAAGCGGAAGCGTTTAAAATTGGCGAAGAAATTGCTGCGGCCGTGACGGCTCAAAATCCACCTCCGGTGAAGCTAAAACTGGAAAAAGTCTACCAACCATCGATCTTGCAA ACCAAGAAACGCTACGTAGGATACATGTACGAATCGGCCGATCAGGAGAAACCGACGTACGAAGCGAAGGGCATCGAAACGGTGCGCCGCGATGGatgcccggtggtggccaagaTGCTGGAGAAGGTGCTGCGCATTCTGTTCGAAACGTGCGACGTGTCGAAGGTGAAGCAGTACACTTGCCGCCAGTTTACGAAAATCCTCGAAGGGCGCGTCAATTTGCAGGATTTCATTTTTGCCAAAGAGTTCCGCGGTGAGGATGGCTACAAACCGGGAGCCTGTGTACCGTCACTCGAGCTCACAAG AAAGTGGAAGCTAACGGATCCTCGGAGAGAACCCCGGCGAGGTCAGCGAGTACCGTACGTCATCATTAACGGGCCACCGCTGGTACCATTGATTCGGCTCGTGCGCAGCCCCGACGAGATGTTAGCGAACGAGGGACTCAAAATTAATGCTAATTACTACATCTTGAAAGCGATCATCCCACCGTTGAACCGTTGCCTGTTGTTGATCGGTGCCGATGTGAATCGTTGGTTCAATGAGTTACCCCGAAAGACTCTGATGCTCCACAATACGGGAGgtatgacgaccacgacggcggGGGCAGCCACCACGAGCAAGATGCAGGTCGCCATCAGTGATGCTAGTGATCAACAGCAAGCAAAGAAGAGCACGATCTCGCAATACTTTTCCACGACGAGCTGCATCGTGGATTGTGGACGGAAGACGCACAACGGAGTATGCAAAGAGTGTCGCAACCGGCCACAGTACGCACTGGTTCATATCATGAACAAAGTGAACAAGTTGGAACGCCGGTTAGAGTTTACGGAGAAG ATGTGTCGATCCTGTTGCCAACGGACGTTCGAATCCGCCTGCATATCGCTCGACTGTCCGGTCGTTTTTTCGTTAAACCGTCGCCAGCTCGAGGTGAAACAGGCACAGTATTATCGCGATCTAGTAGAGCAAATGTTCTAG
- the LOC126581327 gene encoding trypsin-1-like codes for MARLRFVILLALVALAAAKPSSKRIVGGENAIEHEFPYQISLQINYHKPGRAPFHFCGGSLIAERFVLTAAHCVPQDVPAGAVPEAVAGEHDFTQFDESVQRRAIVEFIVHEGYSGGIGPNDIAVFRVDRPFHLNRNVQLINLPEPEASPNGLCIISGWGSTSFSPFPTYPSILQKTTIPIFDLEECREIYPTQNIADSNICAGTIEGSSSVCSGDSGGPLVQIEYDGSFVQVGTVSWGGIPCGGYRNPGVFVRVSSFIDWINDKLNN; via the exons ATGGCAAGACTACGGTTTGTGATTCTTCTCGCCCTGGTGGCACTGGCCGCGGCCAAGCCTTCCTCGAAGCGCATCGTTGGAGGCGAGAACGCGATTGAGCACGAGTTCCCGTACCAGATTTCGCTGCAGATCAACTACCACAAGCCCGGAAGGGCTCCGTTCCACTTCTGCGGTGGTTCGCTGATCGCCGAACGGTTCGTGCTGACTGCTGCTCACTGTGTCCCCCAGGACGTCCCGGCCGGTGCAGTCCCGGAAGCCGTGGCTGGAGAGCACGACTTTACGCAGTTCGATGAATCCGTACAGCGCCGAGCGATCGTCGAGTTTATCGTGCACGAAGGATATTCGGGTGGCATTGGACCGAACGATATTGCCGTGTTCCGTGTCGATCGTCCGTTCCATCTGAACCGCAACGTGCAGTTGATCAACTTGCCGGAACCGGAGGCATCGCCGAATGGTCTGTGCATCATCAGCGGCTGGGGATCTACTTCGTTCTCTCCGTTCCCGACCTATCCTAGCATCCTCCAG AAAACGACCATCCCCATCTTCGATCTGGAAGAGTGTCGGGAGATTTACCCCACGCAGAACATTGCCGACAGCAACATTTGCGCTGGTACGATCGAAGGTTCATCGAGTGTGTGCTCCGGAGACTCGGGTGGCCCGTTGGTGCAGATCGAATACGATGGCTCGTTCGTGCAGGTCGGCACGGTTTCGTGGGGAGGTATCCCCTGCGGAGGCTACAGGAATCCGGGAGTGTTTGTTCGCGTTTCTTCGTTTATTGACTGGATTAATGATAAACTCAACAACTGA
- the LOC126581330 gene encoding uncharacterized protein LOC126581330 isoform X1, translating into MNTPFVAYFPRKPEEFDEVVIRGKLTDNAQNASFNFCLRPPAGWPEDQTSPYIAYHLKISFTPEGESKVTQNWKNVEWQQEQVSKNWLVGDRSKPFTAVFRLLDNQVKVFADNVQHSPDYEMDMQLPIEEIHSVELWNDFEYVEELTFRFNNARDSYQLKA; encoded by the exons ATGAATACACCGTTCGTAGCCTACTTTCCACGGAAACCGGAAGAGTTTGATGAGGTTGTGATAAGGGGAAAATTGACGGATAATGCTCAGAA TGCATCGTTTAACTTTTGCCTGAGACCTCCGGCAGGGTGGCCGGAAGACCAAACGTCCCCGTACATAGCATACCACCTGAAGATTTCCTTCACCCCAGAAGGCGAGAGTAAGGTGACGCAAAACTGGAAAAATGTGGAATGGCAACAGGAGCAGGTGTCCAAGAACTGGCTGGTGGGGGATCGCAGCAAACCCTTTACGGCGGTGTTCCGTTTGCTCGACAATCAAGTCAAGGTTTTCGCCGATAACGTGCAACACTCGCCGGACTACGAGATGGATATGCAGCTACCAATAGAGGAGATTCATTCGGTCGAGCTGTGGAACGATTTTGAGTACGTGGAAGAATTAACGTTCCGGTTCAATAATGCCCGAG aTAGTTATCAATTAAAGGCGTGA
- the LOC126581332 gene encoding uncharacterized protein LOC126581332: MTEELQTQPQPQPQATMQPQPKARLGPQDYRNSELVTKFMAANPPYLYSPAVGPHNFFFSEMLRSLVANKRNESLRNASEQLHHQQQQQHQHQQQQHHQAHAQAQHVQSQLALQAASTRRPRKRSWSQHRYYPEVTHKEGKDGDDRPATHPEKPLELTNKLAVFNSRNIPAMPGGGSVGTKLFPDEPPEPGCFKTPAYHERKQSELKPAPATVPEKPTINNSSLLPEPSAGSMPPSDLILPPPPPVWYPPLYPPYGIDPLHFFIDLRVSGHIYDRKKESNSPGSGGSEGSTLSVKSEHSKLIGTGGDRQGSAFSVPKPRDTVQTVTGTAGAEVGPSAINLATPLDEGGQGVDANEGEHRTTDAHQAPAGFGGDTKNAHYVLHNLPRIYGDLNGNHKMADGRCLVEDEETNGNLSDEQEQDPEPDSKSIGSIDDATDEENKYRDVDLNVISDEESIAVDEN; encoded by the coding sequence ATGACGGAGGAATTGcagacacagccacagcccCAGCCGCAGGCTACGATGCAGCCACAGCCAAAGGCACGGCTAGGACCACAGGACTACAGGAACTCGGAGCTCGTGACCAAGTTTATGGCCGCCAATCCGCCCTACCTGTACTCACCGGCCGTTGGGCCGCAcaatttcttcttcagcgaAATGTTGCGCTCGCTGGTAGCcaacaaacggaacgaaagtCTCCGCAATGCCAGTGAACAAttacatcatcagcagcagcagcagcaccagcaccagcagcaacaacatcatcaagcACATGCTCAAGCTCAGCATGTTCAGAGTCAGTTGGCGCTGCAGGCCGCATCAACACGCAGACCACGTAAACGATCGTGGAGTCAGCATCGGTACTACCCGGAAGTTACGCACAAGGAAGGcaaggatggtgatgatcgtcCAGCAACGCATCCAGAGAAACCACTGGAGCTGACAAACAAACTGGCCGTGTTCAACAGCCGGAACATTCCCGCAATGCCAGGTGGTGGATCCGTTGGCACTAAACTCTTCCCTGATGAGCCACCAGAGCCCGGATGCTTCAAGACTCCGGCGTATCACGAACGGAAACAGAGCGAACTGAAGCCAGCACCGGCAACGGTGCCCGAGAAGCCCACGATCAACAACTCGAGTCTGCTTCCGGAACCATCCGCCGGATCGATGCCTCCATCGGACTTGAttcttcctccaccaccacccgtctGGTATCCACCACTGTACCCTCCGTACGGTATCGATCCGTTGCATTTCTTCATCGATTTACGCGTTTCCGGCCATATTTATGATCGTAAAAAGGAATCCAACTCACCGGGGTCCGGTGGCTCGGAGGGATCGACACTGTCGGTGAAAAGTGAACACTCGAAACTGATCGGTACGGGTGGCGATCGACAGGGATCAGCGTTCAGTGTCCCCAAACCGCGCGATACCGTGCAAACCGTGACTGGAACGGCGGGGGCGGAGGTAGGACCTTCTGCTATTAATCTTGCTACACCGTTAGACGAAGGGGGACAGGGAGTGGACGCAAATGAAGGAGAGCATCGGACGACGGATGCACACCAAGCGCCAGCCGGGTTCGGTGGTGATACGAAGAACGCACATTATGTGCTGCACAATCTGCCGCGTATTTATGGTGATTTGAATGGTAATCATAAGATGGCCGATGGTAGATGCTTGGTGGAGGACGAAGAAACGAATGGTAACTTGAGCGATGAGCAGGAACAGGATCCCGAACCGGACAGTAAATCCAttggttcgatcgatgatgcaaCGGATGAGGAGAATAAGTACAGGGATGTGGATTTGAATGTGATTTCGGATGAGGAATCGATCGCTGTGGATGAAAATTAG